The following nucleotide sequence is from Gallaecimonas pentaromativorans.
TAGGCCGTTGATGCTGCGTTGGGCCAGGGCTTCGAGCACCGGCGAAAAGCCCTGCTGCGGCAGGCTGTTAAGCTCGTCGATACGGGCCAGCAGCGCCCGGCTGTTGTCACGGGCCTTGGCAATCACATCGCGCTGAGCTACCAGGGCAGGGTCTGGCAGCCATTTTTTCAGGGCCGCTTCCTTGTCGGTCAGCGCTGTTTGCAGCTGTTGCTGGCGGGCTTTGAGTTGCCGCTGCTGGGCTTCGAGGCCACTTTTTTGCCAGTAGCCCCAGCCAAGGCCCAGGGCCAGCAGAGCCAGCAGCAACGCCCAACTGAGCAGCATGGTCTGGGCGCTGAGGCGCTCGCGCTTTGGCAACAGATCCGGGGTGAGCAGGTTGAGGTTATGCTTCATGGCCACCTCGCAAGGCGCCAAGGGCCGCCCAGTCGGCGCAGCGCTGCTCAAGAAAATCGTCCAGCGGCAGCACCGGCACCGAGAAGGTATCGCTCAGTAGCGGCGCCAAGGAGCTGTCCAGCAGCTCGGAAAGGGCCAGCAGGATGCGCTCGGCCGGCGGCTGGCGTAGCTGGCTTTCCAGGTAATCCAGGGCGCGCTGGATATCCAGCGACAGCCGCTCGGCGAGGATATAAGGGTCCAGCTCGTCCTGGTTGAGGCGATAGCCCTGCAACCAGCGGGAGAAATAGAGCATGCCCTGGTGGTAGATGGCCAGCAGCAAGTCGCCGTCGCCATTCAGATTCAGCACCAATACCGGCCGGCCGCCCTCTCCGGCGCTAAAAAGATGGCGCAGGCTCATCTCTTCGTTGCCGATGGACACCACCTCGGCCGGCACCGCCTGGCAGATGCCGCTCAGCAGCTTCTTGCTGGCACAAACCACGTTGACCCGCTCGCGGCCGATAGGCTGGGCAGGCAGATCGTAATAATCAAATTGCAGATCCTGGGGCGGGATGGGCACGGCGTCTTTAAGAGCCCAGAACAGCTCCTCGGTTAGCGGCTCGGTGGCGGGCTTGTCCACCGACAGGCTGCTCAGCTCGCTGTGGGGCAGCACCAGATGCACCTGATCCTGCGGCTGCACCGGCAACGTCGCCAGCAGCGCGGGCCAATGGGCCGGCCCCTGGCAGTCAAAACGGGTTAACTGACCGTCGTCACTGACCAGATGCACTGCCTGCTGACTGAGCCCGACTCCCCATTGGCGGGCGGATTTCTTACGGTGGAACCATGCCATTTTAGGTATCTTCTACTCCCTGTTCAGCGTTCGGGGCCGTTCCCGTCGACGACAAAGTGGCAACCTGATGTTCAACACTTCATCCAAATCGTTTAATCAACGCATCACAGTGCCTAGCGTACTGGAAAAAAAGGTTTTTTTAACCATCAAAAGGGATGATTTGCTCGATCCTTTGATATCGGGCAACAAATGGCGAAAGCTCAAATACCCGCTGGCCGCCGCCAAGGCCAATGGTTGCCCCGGGGTAGTGAGCTTTGGCGGCCCCCACTCCAATCATTTGAGCGCCCTGGCCAGCGCCTGCGCCGGCCTTGGCCTTGCCAGCCACGGCGTGGTGCGCGGCCATCAGCAGCTCACCCCTACCCTTGAGCATTGCCAGCGCCAGGGCATGACCTTGAGCTTTATCAGCCGCGAGCAATATCGCCTTCGCCACGACAGCCAGTGGCTGGCGGCCTGGCAGCAGCGTTTTGCCGGTTGGCTAGTGCTACCGGAAGGCGGCTCGGCGCCAGCGGCCCTGGCCGGGGTAGCCGAATTGGTGGCAGAACTGACCGACCCTTTTGATGAGATTTGGACGGCGGTGGGCTCGGGCGGCACCTTGGCCGGCTTGGTGGTGGGCGCCGAGGGGCGCGGCGAGATTGTCGGGGTGATGGCGGTAAAGGACCCAAGCCTTGAAGGGCGCATCGAAGCGTTGCTCGAAGACGCCGGCTGCCCGCACCGCAACTATCGGCTGGTGCGCGGCTTCGAAGGGCCGGGCTTTGGCAAGTTCACTAAGGAGATGGCGACAAAAATGCAGGCCTTGGGAGCGGAGCTTGCCATCCCTTTGGAGCCCATCTATACCGGCAAGCTGCTACTGGCCTTCTGGCATTTTCTTCAAACAGGGCAGCTTGATGGCCAACATATCGTGTTGCTGCACACCGGCGGCCTGCAGGGCCTTGAGGCCCTTCGCCAGCAAGGGCGCTGGCCTCGGTTATAGAGGGTCCCAGGCGCCGTGGCCAAAGAGCGGCCCTTCACCGGCACTGACTCCCAGCCGCTGCAGGCAAAGCCGCTCGTCGTTGTCGACAATGCCGGTGGCCACCACCTCGGTATTGCTGTCTACCGCCTTTTGCACCAGCCGCTGCACCCACAGTTGCTGTTCGCTGTTGCGGTGAATTTGCCGCACCATGGAACTGTGCAGTTTGAGCATGCGCGGCGGAATGTCCTGCCAGGGCGAGCGTTTGGAATGCTGGCCAAGGCGTTCCACGGCTACGCCGACCCCGATAGTGCCCAGTTGGCGCAGCGGCTCGGCCAGGGTTTTGCCGTGCTGGGCCAGCTCGAATTCGGTGACGCTCAGCATCAGCTGCGGCAATAGATCCCGTACTTCCAAAAGCGCCAGTTGCAGCCAGCGGCTAAAACCGGGTTTGAGCAAGGCGTCGACACAAACCCGAAACACCAGCCGGTGGCCACGGTTACGGGCCTGGTCTAGCTTGGCCAGCAGCAATTGCAGGCACAACTTGGTCATGGCCTCTTCCTGGCCTACCCGGCAGGCCATGGGCATAAAGACGCTGTCATCGATTTTCTGGCCCTTAGGATCGGTGATAAGGGCCCTGACCCGCAGGTGATGCACGTCGCCGTCCAGGCTGTGTACCGGCTCGGTCACCAGGTTGACGCTTTGGCGGCCCAGCACTTGGTCCAGCAAGGTGCGCCAGCGCACACTGCCGGTTTCTACCTGGGGCATGGACTCCACATCGGCGGCCATCACTGCGTTCTCGCCCTGCAACTGGGCGCCGCGCAGGGCCATGGCGGTTTTGTCCAGCACCAGGGCGGTATCGTCACCGGCCTGGTAGAGGGTCCAGCCCAGATGCAGCCAGTCATTACCGGTCAGGCCCTTGGGTTTTGGCAGCCGCTCCAGATCCTTGATTAGTCCCAGGGCAAAGCTTTGGCCATCCTTGGTGGGCATCTGCGGCAGCAGCAGGCCGTATTCGTCGTCATCCAGGCGGCTCAGCACGGCATCGGGCCAGCCCTGGGCCTTGTCTTGCAGCAGCTGCACCAGTTGGCGCTGCCACGGCTCAAAGTCGCTATCCGCTACCCCATCGAGGTGGCTAAGCTCCAACAGCATCACACAGCCAATGCGGTTGCCTTCGGACTCTTGCAGCCAGGTGGCCAGGCGCTGCTCAAAAAAGAGCCGGTTACCCAGCCCCGTGCGCTCATCCAGCCAGGCGGCGCTGTGCAGCAGGCCGTCCAGCTGTTGCTGCTGGGCTTCGAGGGTATGGATACGTTTTTGCTGGCCAAGCAGCCGGGCACGGGCCTCTGGAAAGCTGCCCTGCTGGGCCACCTGGCCGCTTTTGGCTTCGGTTTCAAAGGTGGCTATCTGCTGGCGCTGCTGCCAGCAGCTTCTGGCCAGGCGAAACAGCAACCACAGCAGCAGCAGCACCCCCAGCAGCATCGGCAACATGGCCACAAAGACCTGCTGCCAGGGCATGGGATGATGATAGAAGGTCAGGCTCAGCAGCCGCTGGCCGGTCAGGCGCAGCTCCACTCGCTGGTAGTCGCCGATGCCGGGCACCTGGTTGCGGGTTTGCAGGCGCGGCTGGCCCGCCACATAGAGCGACGCCGCGTGGATGTCGGCGTCGTCGGTGAGGGCGTCCCACAAGGCGGGCGGCGGCGTTTGGGGATAAAGGGCCACCACTCGGCCCAACTGCCGGGCCTTGGCCAGCATGTGGGCGTCGTGCTGCTGGTGGGTCAGTACCAGGGTTAACCAGCGGACGCCGGCCAGGGCCAGCGTCAAAGATAAAATCACTGCAATAACAAAAGGTAAGCGCTTTTCCATAAGCCTTGCCGGATATGAATGCCAGGTCCATTTAACCAGATGGCAAGCCAATGTCCATGGCAAGTATCGGTTAAATCTTAATAACTTAGCGCCAGATCCCCTTTTGGTTGCGCTAACAGGTCATACCCGCCGGGACAAGCTCAGCTCCTGCACCAGTTGCTCGTCTGTGGCTATCCACTCGGGAATGGCTTGGCGCAAAAGCTCGACCCAGGTTTTCACTTTGGCATCCAGATACTGGCGGGAGGGGTAAAGGGCGTGGATGTTCAAATCCTGCAGCCGGTATTCGGGCAGCACCCGCACCAGCTCGCCACGGCGCAGCATGTCGACCGCCGAGTACAAAGGCAGGGCGGCGATACCCAGGCCCCCGGCTGCGGCTTCGGCCACCGCGTCCCCTACATTGGCTTGCAGCGGCGAATGGCCAAGCTCGACGGTGATGTGGCCGTCGGGGCCTTCCATCTCCCAGTTGTCCATGGGCAGTACCGGGCTTAACAGCCGCAGGCAGTCGTGTTCTTTGAGATCTTCGGGGGTGCGGGGCTCGCCCCTGGCTTTGAGGTAATCGGGGGAGGCGCACAGCACGCTGTAGGTGCGGCCGATAACCCGGGAAATCAGGCTGGAGTTGGGCAACTGGGTGCTGAGCACAATGGCCATGTCAAAGCCTTCTTCCAGCAGATCCGGGATGCGGTTGGCCAGGGTCAGCTCGAAGGTGACTTCTTCATATTGCTGGCGGTACTGATTGATGGCGCGAATGGCATAGTGCTGCCCTACCCCGGTCATGGAATGCAGCCGCAAAGTGCCACGGGGCCGGGCGTGGGCGTCGGCCGCTTCGGCTTCGGCTTCTTCGATGATGGGCAGGATTTGCTGGCAGCGGAGCAGGTAGCGCTGGCCCACTTCGGTGAGGGCCAGCCGGCGGGTGGAGCGATGAAGGAGCCTTGCCTGCAGGTGGGCTTCGAGGTTACTGACCGCCCTGGACACGCTGGCCGTGGTGGAATCGAGGTTACTGGCGGCGGCGGTGTAACTGCCGGTTTCGGCCACCTGCATGAAAACCCGCATGTTGTGCAAAATATCCATCATCTCTCCTGTTCAAATTGTGCGTTCGGGCTTAGCCGGCCCGAGGCTGCTGGGGCTTGACGATCACCGTGGCCGTGGTGCCCGCAGCCAGTACCAGCCCTGGCGGGATGGTATCGATATGAATGCGTACCGGAATGCGCTGGGCCAAACGAACCCAGGTGAAGGTGGGGTTCACGTCGGCCACCAGTTCGCGACTTTGGGGGTTATCCCTGTCGTAGATGGCGCGGGTGATGC
It contains:
- a CDS encoding PilN domain-containing protein, with the translated sequence MKHNLNLLTPDLLPKRERLSAQTMLLSWALLLALLALGLGWGYWQKSGLEAQQRQLKARQQQLQTALTDKEAALKKWLPDPALVAQRDVIAKARDNSRALLARIDELNSLPQQGFSPVLEALAQRSINGLWLDQIAINGQQLSLSGHATKAPLIPKWVQTFAQEPALAGRQFATVGIDKEQDGTLAFSLKSGGANEAP
- a CDS encoding 1-aminocyclopropane-1-carboxylate deaminase/D-cysteine desulfhydrase; its protein translation is MFNTSSKSFNQRITVPSVLEKKVFLTIKRDDLLDPLISGNKWRKLKYPLAAAKANGCPGVVSFGGPHSNHLSALASACAGLGLASHGVVRGHQQLTPTLEHCQRQGMTLSFISREQYRLRHDSQWLAAWQQRFAGWLVLPEGGSAPAALAGVAELVAELTDPFDEIWTAVGSGGTLAGLVVGAEGRGEIVGVMAVKDPSLEGRIEALLEDAGCPHRNYRLVRGFEGPGFGKFTKEMATKMQALGAELAIPLEPIYTGKLLLAFWHFLQTGQLDGQHIVLLHTGGLQGLEALRQQGRWPRL
- a CDS encoding EAL domain-containing protein; amino-acid sequence: MEKRLPFVIAVILSLTLALAGVRWLTLVLTHQQHDAHMLAKARQLGRVVALYPQTPPPALWDALTDDADIHAASLYVAGQPRLQTRNQVPGIGDYQRVELRLTGQRLLSLTFYHHPMPWQQVFVAMLPMLLGVLLLLWLLFRLARSCWQQRQQIATFETEAKSGQVAQQGSFPEARARLLGQQKRIHTLEAQQQQLDGLLHSAAWLDERTGLGNRLFFEQRLATWLQESEGNRIGCVMLLELSHLDGVADSDFEPWQRQLVQLLQDKAQGWPDAVLSRLDDDEYGLLLPQMPTKDGQSFALGLIKDLERLPKPKGLTGNDWLHLGWTLYQAGDDTALVLDKTAMALRGAQLQGENAVMAADVESMPQVETGSVRWRTLLDQVLGRQSVNLVTEPVHSLDGDVHHLRVRALITDPKGQKIDDSVFMPMACRVGQEEAMTKLCLQLLLAKLDQARNRGHRLVFRVCVDALLKPGFSRWLQLALLEVRDLLPQLMLSVTEFELAQHGKTLAEPLRQLGTIGVGVAVERLGQHSKRSPWQDIPPRMLKLHSSMVRQIHRNSEQQLWVQRLVQKAVDSNTEVVATGIVDNDERLCLQRLGVSAGEGPLFGHGAWDPL
- a CDS encoding LysR family transcriptional regulator, producing MDILHNMRVFMQVAETGSYTAAASNLDSTTASVSRAVSNLEAHLQARLLHRSTRRLALTEVGQRYLLRCQQILPIIEEAEAEAADAHARPRGTLRLHSMTGVGQHYAIRAINQYRQQYEEVTFELTLANRIPDLLEEGFDMAIVLSTQLPNSSLISRVIGRTYSVLCASPDYLKARGEPRTPEDLKEHDCLRLLSPVLPMDNWEMEGPDGHITVELGHSPLQANVGDAVAEAAAGGLGIAALPLYSAVDMLRRGELVRVLPEYRLQDLNIHALYPSRQYLDAKVKTWVELLRQAIPEWIATDEQLVQELSLSRRV